The proteins below come from a single Alosa sapidissima isolate fAloSap1 chromosome 23, fAloSap1.pri, whole genome shotgun sequence genomic window:
- the cflara gene encoding CASP8 and FADD-like apoptosis regulator a isoform X3 — MEDGLAVTVNRMADSLSRDELRRLRFLCSDLLPDSRVEDLRGALISRAQIAGNNQSARMILKELMFHLKRFDILKKVLGTSRQEVEHMLNTRQVLSGYRVLMADLSEDLAPDDLHSLVFLFSSKLPRGKLDTASSFLDLVDELEKLDKVSPENLDLIEQGFRNIHRLDLAKKIQSFQKKGSTRKCAEHNSETQRGVCSPTSPPPRSSVRPIVQTQQPSLGLKLPVAETRVHYQQATEEYIMETIPRGVCIIIDCVGCDGDMLKQTFEVLGFRVILHTLLCLEDTFSVLRELSQSQDLQGSSAFICCLLSRGSESSILTTESCGPGLRLDDIRQHFNSLNCSALRGKPKLFLAEIYEVQEDPLWSSQMDQCLETDAGGSADCSPRWQTDAMKTIPVSADVLSCVCLADDQLLAKRGHQSVFWQTMRSTLLRCHGRRIPLLDALTEVNRVVLENPNEGYRINLSHTLRKTLYL; from the exons ATGGAAGATGGACTGGCTGTCACTGTGAATCGCATGGCCGACTCTCTGTCCAGGGATGAGTTGCGGAGACTGCGCTTCCTCTGCTCAGACCTGTTACCTGATAGCCGTGTCGAAGACCTGAGAGGAGCTCTAATCTCACGGGCCCAAATTGCGGGGAACAATCAGTCTGCCCGCATGATTCTGAAGGAGCTCATGTTTCACTTGAAGCGCTTCGACATTCTGAAGAAGGTTCTAGGGACGAGTCGACAGGAGGTTGAACACATGCTGAACACCAGACAGGTCCTGTCTGGATACAg GGTGCTCATGGCTGACCTGAGTGAGGATCTTGCCCCAGATGACCTCCACTCTTTGGTCTTTCTCTTCAGTAGCAAACTGCCACGTGGAAAGTTGGACACAGCCTCT AGCTTTCTGGATCTGGTAGATGAACTGGAGAAACTTGACAAAGTCTCCCCAGAAAATCTGGACCTCATTGAGCAAGGCTTTCGGAATATTCATCGACTCGACCTTGCAAAGAAGATacaaagttttcagaaaaaaG GAAGTACAAGGAAATGTGCAGAGCACAATTCAGAg acacagagaggagtctGTTCCCCCACTAGTCCCCCCCCTCGTTCATCTGTTCGTCCTATTGTGCAGACTCAGCAACCATCTTTAG GCCTGAAGCTGCCTGTAGCTGAAACAAGGGTGCATTATCAACAG GCCACAGAGGAGTACATCATGGAGACCATTCCCCGCGGTGTGTGCATAATCATCGACTGTGTGGGTTGTGATGGAG ACATGCTGAAGCAAACCTTTGAGGTCCTTGGTTTCAGGGTGATCTTGCACACATTACTGTGTTTGGAAGACACCTTCAGTGTCCTAAGGGAACTGTCCCAAAGTCAAGACCTTCAGGGATCGTCAGCATTCATCTGCTGTCTCCTCAGCCGTGGCTCAGAGTCCAGTATCCTGACCACAGAGTCCTGTGGCCCCGGGCTCCGCCTGGACGACATACGGCAGCACTTTAATTCTCTGAACTGCTCGGCGTTGAGAGGAAAACCAAAACTTTTTCTCGCCGAGATTTATGAGGTCCAAGAAGACCCTCTGTGGTCCTCGCAGATGGACCAGTGCCTGGAGACTGATGCTGGGGGATCGGCTGACTGTTCTCCACGTTGGCAGACGGATGCCATGAAAACTATTCCAGTCAGCGCAGACGTGTTGAGCTGTGTGTGCTTGGCTGATGACCAGCTGTTGGCGAAGAGGGGGCACCAGTCTGTGTTCTGGCAGACCATGAGGTCAACCCTACTGCGTTGTCATGGCAG GAGAATTCCACTTCTTGATGCACTCACTGAAGTGAACAGAGTGGTGCTTGAAAACCCCAATGAAGGCTACAGAATTAACCTGAGTCACACACTGAGAAAGACTCTTTACCTGTAA
- the LOC121698091 gene encoding transmembrane protein 169-like: MEQEECPAEGHPVTSQARSSAEEVGTATRRKRRKKKEQMESIIVYRSEADDQDEDGAESGLGEGGNVTSDIAEEDTWSMPPDSRYVTLTGTITRGKRKGQMVDIHVSLTDKELREMARSKERLDAECEEAAAVAAAGGWGRRPCAVGPGQGPHVVLWSLSCLPVVFLLSFIISFYYGTLTWYNVFLVYNEERTFLHKVTLCPVLILAYPPLIVVLSLGMGVYAAVAQLSWVFAEWWLAVRDLEKGFCGWACGKLGLEDCAPYSVVELLDSDTLSGNLQLKRVDEADQVSSV, encoded by the exons ATGGAGCAAGAGGAGTGTCCTGCGGAGGGACACCCTGTGACCTCTCAAGCGAGGTCGTCGGCAGAAGAGGTGGGCACGGCGAcacggaggaagaggaggaagaagaaggagCAAATGGAATCCATCATCGTGTACCGCTCTGAGGCAGATGACCAGGATGAGGATGGAGCAGAGAGTGGCCTAGGGGAAGGGGGCAATGTCACTAGCGACATTGCTGAGGAAG ACACCTGGAGCATGCCCCCAGACAGCCGCTACGTCACCCTGACGGGTACCATCACCCGAGGCAAGCGAAAGGGTCAGATGGTGGACATCCACGTGAGCCTGACCGACAAGGAGCTCCGTGAGATGGCGCGCTCCAAGGAGCGTCTGGATGCCGAATGCGAGGAGGCGGCAGCGGTGGCGGCTGCTGGAGGCTGGGGGCGGCGCCCCTGTGCGGTGGGTCCCGGTCAAGGCCCTCACGTGGTGCTGTGGAGCCTGTCTTGCCTTCCCGTGGTCTTCCTACTCTCCTTCATCATCTCGTTCTACTACGGCACGCTCACCTGGTATAACGTGTTCCTGGTGTACAACGAGGAGCGGACGTTTCTACACAAGGTCACCCTGTGCCCGGTGCTCATCCTGGCCTACCCGCCCCTAATCGTGGTGCTGTCCCTGGGCATGGGGGTGTACGCCGCCGTGGCGCAGCTCTCCTGGGTGTTTGCAGAGTGGTGGCTGGCCGTGAGGGACCTGGAGAAGGGCTTTTGTGGATGGGCCTGTGGCAAGCTGGGCCTGGAGGATTGCGCCCCCTACAGTGTGGTGGAGCTACTCGACTCGGACACTCTATCCGGAAATCTGCAGTTGAAGAGGGTGGACGAGGCTGACCAGGTGTCCTCGGTCTGA
- the cflara gene encoding CASP8 and FADD-like apoptosis regulator a isoform X2, giving the protein MEDGLAVTVNRMADSLSRDELRRLRFLCSDLLPDSRVEDLRGALISRAQIAGNNQSARMILKELMFHLKRFDILKKVLGTSRQEVEHMLNTRQVLSGYRVLMADLSEDLAPDDLHSLVFLFSSKLPRGKLDTASSFLDLVDELEKLDKVSPENLDLIEQGFRNIHRLDLAKKIQSFQKKGSTRKCAEHNSETQRGVCSPTSPPPRSSVRPIVQTQQPSLAKGLKLPVAETRVHYQQATEEYIMETIPRGVCIIIDCVGCDGDMLKQTFEVLGFRVILHTLLCLEDTFSVLRELSQSQDLQGSSAFICCLLSRGSESSILTTESCGPGLRLDDIRQHFNSLNCSALRGKPKLFLAEIYEVQEDPLWSSQMDQCLETDAGGSADCSPRWQTDAMKTIPVSADVLSCVCLADDQLLAKRGHQSVFWQTMRSTLLRCHGRRIPLLDALTEVNRVVLENPNEGYRINLSHTLRKTLYL; this is encoded by the exons ATGGAAGATGGACTGGCTGTCACTGTGAATCGCATGGCCGACTCTCTGTCCAGGGATGAGTTGCGGAGACTGCGCTTCCTCTGCTCAGACCTGTTACCTGATAGCCGTGTCGAAGACCTGAGAGGAGCTCTAATCTCACGGGCCCAAATTGCGGGGAACAATCAGTCTGCCCGCATGATTCTGAAGGAGCTCATGTTTCACTTGAAGCGCTTCGACATTCTGAAGAAGGTTCTAGGGACGAGTCGACAGGAGGTTGAACACATGCTGAACACCAGACAGGTCCTGTCTGGATACAg GGTGCTCATGGCTGACCTGAGTGAGGATCTTGCCCCAGATGACCTCCACTCTTTGGTCTTTCTCTTCAGTAGCAAACTGCCACGTGGAAAGTTGGACACAGCCTCT AGCTTTCTGGATCTGGTAGATGAACTGGAGAAACTTGACAAAGTCTCCCCAGAAAATCTGGACCTCATTGAGCAAGGCTTTCGGAATATTCATCGACTCGACCTTGCAAAGAAGATacaaagttttcagaaaaaaG GAAGTACAAGGAAATGTGCAGAGCACAATTCAGAg acacagagaggagtctGTTCCCCCACTAGTCCCCCCCCTCGTTCATCTGTTCGTCCTATTGTGCAGACTCAGCAACCATCTTTAG CAAAAGGCCTGAAGCTGCCTGTAGCTGAAACAAGGGTGCATTATCAACAG GCCACAGAGGAGTACATCATGGAGACCATTCCCCGCGGTGTGTGCATAATCATCGACTGTGTGGGTTGTGATGGAG ACATGCTGAAGCAAACCTTTGAGGTCCTTGGTTTCAGGGTGATCTTGCACACATTACTGTGTTTGGAAGACACCTTCAGTGTCCTAAGGGAACTGTCCCAAAGTCAAGACCTTCAGGGATCGTCAGCATTCATCTGCTGTCTCCTCAGCCGTGGCTCAGAGTCCAGTATCCTGACCACAGAGTCCTGTGGCCCCGGGCTCCGCCTGGACGACATACGGCAGCACTTTAATTCTCTGAACTGCTCGGCGTTGAGAGGAAAACCAAAACTTTTTCTCGCCGAGATTTATGAGGTCCAAGAAGACCCTCTGTGGTCCTCGCAGATGGACCAGTGCCTGGAGACTGATGCTGGGGGATCGGCTGACTGTTCTCCACGTTGGCAGACGGATGCCATGAAAACTATTCCAGTCAGCGCAGACGTGTTGAGCTGTGTGTGCTTGGCTGATGACCAGCTGTTGGCGAAGAGGGGGCACCAGTCTGTGTTCTGGCAGACCATGAGGTCAACCCTACTGCGTTGTCATGGCAG GAGAATTCCACTTCTTGATGCACTCACTGAAGTGAACAGAGTGGTGCTTGAAAACCCCAATGAAGGCTACAGAATTAACCTGAGTCACACACTGAGAAAGACTCTTTACCTGTAA
- the cflara gene encoding CASP8 and FADD-like apoptosis regulator a isoform X4: MTSTLWSFSSVANCHVESWTQPLPFSLQSFLDLVDELEKLDKVSPENLDLIEQGFRNIHRLDLAKKIQSFQKKGSTRKCAEHNSEWMTPTCALFPLHQTQRGVCSPTSPPPRSSVRPIVQTQQPSLAKGLKLPVAETRVHYQQATEEYIMETIPRGVCIIIDCVGCDGDMLKQTFEVLGFRVILHTLLCLEDTFSVLRELSQSQDLQGSSAFICCLLSRGSESSILTTESCGPGLRLDDIRQHFNSLNCSALRGKPKLFLAEIYEVQEDPLWSSQMDQCLETDAGGSADCSPRWQTDAMKTIPVSADVLSCVCLADDQLLAKRGHQSVFWQTMRSTLLRCHGRRIPLLDALTEVNRVVLENPNEGYRINLSHTLRKTLYL; encoded by the exons ATGACCTCCACTCTTTGGTCTTTCTCTTCAGTAGCAAACTGCCACGTGGAAAGTTGGACACAGCCTCT ACCATTTTCACTACAGAGCTTTCTGGATCTGGTAGATGAACTGGAGAAACTTGACAAAGTCTCCCCAGAAAATCTGGACCTCATTGAGCAAGGCTTTCGGAATATTCATCGACTCGACCTTGCAAAGAAGATacaaagttttcagaaaaaaG GAAGTACAAGGAAATGTGCAGAGCACAATTCAGAg TGGATGACACCAACATGCGCTCTGTTTCCTCTCCATCagacacagagaggagtctGTTCCCCCACTAGTCCCCCCCCTCGTTCATCTGTTCGTCCTATTGTGCAGACTCAGCAACCATCTTTAG CAAAAGGCCTGAAGCTGCCTGTAGCTGAAACAAGGGTGCATTATCAACAG GCCACAGAGGAGTACATCATGGAGACCATTCCCCGCGGTGTGTGCATAATCATCGACTGTGTGGGTTGTGATGGAG ACATGCTGAAGCAAACCTTTGAGGTCCTTGGTTTCAGGGTGATCTTGCACACATTACTGTGTTTGGAAGACACCTTCAGTGTCCTAAGGGAACTGTCCCAAAGTCAAGACCTTCAGGGATCGTCAGCATTCATCTGCTGTCTCCTCAGCCGTGGCTCAGAGTCCAGTATCCTGACCACAGAGTCCTGTGGCCCCGGGCTCCGCCTGGACGACATACGGCAGCACTTTAATTCTCTGAACTGCTCGGCGTTGAGAGGAAAACCAAAACTTTTTCTCGCCGAGATTTATGAGGTCCAAGAAGACCCTCTGTGGTCCTCGCAGATGGACCAGTGCCTGGAGACTGATGCTGGGGGATCGGCTGACTGTTCTCCACGTTGGCAGACGGATGCCATGAAAACTATTCCAGTCAGCGCAGACGTGTTGAGCTGTGTGTGCTTGGCTGATGACCAGCTGTTGGCGAAGAGGGGGCACCAGTCTGTGTTCTGGCAGACCATGAGGTCAACCCTACTGCGTTGTCATGGCAG GAGAATTCCACTTCTTGATGCACTCACTGAAGTGAACAGAGTGGTGCTTGAAAACCCCAATGAAGGCTACAGAATTAACCTGAGTCACACACTGAGAAAGACTCTTTACCTGTAA
- the cflara gene encoding CASP8 and FADD-like apoptosis regulator a isoform X1, which produces MEDGLAVTVNRMADSLSRDELRRLRFLCSDLLPDSRVEDLRGALISRAQIAGNNQSARMILKELMFHLKRFDILKKVLGTSRQEVEHMLNTRQVLSGYRVLMADLSEDLAPDDLHSLVFLFSSKLPRGKLDTASSFLDLVDELEKLDKVSPENLDLIEQGFRNIHRLDLAKKIQSFQKKGSTRKCAEHNSEWMTPTCALFPLHQTQRGVCSPTSPPPRSSVRPIVQTQQPSLAKGLKLPVAETRVHYQQATEEYIMETIPRGVCIIIDCVGCDGDMLKQTFEVLGFRVILHTLLCLEDTFSVLRELSQSQDLQGSSAFICCLLSRGSESSILTTESCGPGLRLDDIRQHFNSLNCSALRGKPKLFLAEIYEVQEDPLWSSQMDQCLETDAGGSADCSPRWQTDAMKTIPVSADVLSCVCLADDQLLAKRGHQSVFWQTMRSTLLRCHGRRIPLLDALTEVNRVVLENPNEGYRINLSHTLRKTLYL; this is translated from the exons ATGGAAGATGGACTGGCTGTCACTGTGAATCGCATGGCCGACTCTCTGTCCAGGGATGAGTTGCGGAGACTGCGCTTCCTCTGCTCAGACCTGTTACCTGATAGCCGTGTCGAAGACCTGAGAGGAGCTCTAATCTCACGGGCCCAAATTGCGGGGAACAATCAGTCTGCCCGCATGATTCTGAAGGAGCTCATGTTTCACTTGAAGCGCTTCGACATTCTGAAGAAGGTTCTAGGGACGAGTCGACAGGAGGTTGAACACATGCTGAACACCAGACAGGTCCTGTCTGGATACAg GGTGCTCATGGCTGACCTGAGTGAGGATCTTGCCCCAGATGACCTCCACTCTTTGGTCTTTCTCTTCAGTAGCAAACTGCCACGTGGAAAGTTGGACACAGCCTCT AGCTTTCTGGATCTGGTAGATGAACTGGAGAAACTTGACAAAGTCTCCCCAGAAAATCTGGACCTCATTGAGCAAGGCTTTCGGAATATTCATCGACTCGACCTTGCAAAGAAGATacaaagttttcagaaaaaaG GAAGTACAAGGAAATGTGCAGAGCACAATTCAGAg TGGATGACACCAACATGCGCTCTGTTTCCTCTCCATCagacacagagaggagtctGTTCCCCCACTAGTCCCCCCCCTCGTTCATCTGTTCGTCCTATTGTGCAGACTCAGCAACCATCTTTAG CAAAAGGCCTGAAGCTGCCTGTAGCTGAAACAAGGGTGCATTATCAACAG GCCACAGAGGAGTACATCATGGAGACCATTCCCCGCGGTGTGTGCATAATCATCGACTGTGTGGGTTGTGATGGAG ACATGCTGAAGCAAACCTTTGAGGTCCTTGGTTTCAGGGTGATCTTGCACACATTACTGTGTTTGGAAGACACCTTCAGTGTCCTAAGGGAACTGTCCCAAAGTCAAGACCTTCAGGGATCGTCAGCATTCATCTGCTGTCTCCTCAGCCGTGGCTCAGAGTCCAGTATCCTGACCACAGAGTCCTGTGGCCCCGGGCTCCGCCTGGACGACATACGGCAGCACTTTAATTCTCTGAACTGCTCGGCGTTGAGAGGAAAACCAAAACTTTTTCTCGCCGAGATTTATGAGGTCCAAGAAGACCCTCTGTGGTCCTCGCAGATGGACCAGTGCCTGGAGACTGATGCTGGGGGATCGGCTGACTGTTCTCCACGTTGGCAGACGGATGCCATGAAAACTATTCCAGTCAGCGCAGACGTGTTGAGCTGTGTGTGCTTGGCTGATGACCAGCTGTTGGCGAAGAGGGGGCACCAGTCTGTGTTCTGGCAGACCATGAGGTCAACCCTACTGCGTTGTCATGGCAG GAGAATTCCACTTCTTGATGCACTCACTGAAGTGAACAGAGTGGTGCTTGAAAACCCCAATGAAGGCTACAGAATTAACCTGAGTCACACACTGAGAAAGACTCTTTACCTGTAA